AGCATGTCATTGAGGCAATCACGTAACTAGTTTTCATAATGATAGAAAATGCAACTCATCTGCAAATACATCAAGCATCCAATTCCCAAAGGAAATTTCAAGAAAGAGCAGACAAGTGAatgaacaaaaaacaaaattttaacaaaagtaGATTTGTCGACAAAGATAAGTAGAAATGCAAGTTCATAACAGCCAAGGTAAAACATAAATCCACACCTCAAACTACGATACAGAGATAGtatatatcaaatttctagCTCTTGGATGACACCTTTTCCTTTGCCTTCTGAATCTTCAGAACCTTCTTCACGATCTTTTGCTCTTCCACCAAAAAGGCACGAATGATCCTGGaatcatgaaaagaaaattgtaaGCCATTTGCATACACAGGACGAAATACAAATAAGAGAGAAGCTACACAATCTTAAATGCTAATGTGCATACCTTTCCCTAACAGCACTGCCAGACAAAACTCCACCGTAGGCACGGTTCACAGTCCTCCTGTTTCTTGGCAATCTAGACCTCTTATACTCCGCAGGCCTCAAGTGAGGAATCTGCAAAACATAGCTCACATTTAACCTCAACATACGCACATAGTATATTCCAATTGGAATGCCGTGGAACACTTATATACAAGGAAATGATCACAAAATAAAGGAAACCATTAAACAAAGCCAATGAAATACATaaacaaaagattaaatta
The sequence above is a segment of the Gossypium raimondii isolate GPD5lz chromosome 4, ASM2569854v1, whole genome shotgun sequence genome. Coding sequences within it:
- the LOC105780676 gene encoding 60S ribosomal protein L34, producing MVQRLTYRTRHSYATKSNQHRVVKTPGGKLVYQTTKKRASGPKCPVTGKRIQGIPHLRPAEYKRSRLPRNRRTVNRAYGGVLSGSAVRERIIRAFLVEEQKIVKKVLKIQKAKEKVSSKS